Proteins co-encoded in one Halorussus vallis genomic window:
- a CDS encoding ArsA family ATPase, with protein MERFVCYGGKGGVGKTTCAAATGLALAERGERTLVVSTDPAHSLADAFDAAAGEGRRRVAENLWIDEVGPDAGERAFRGIVEAMAVELREAGIRLDESEIERLFTVGVVPGSDELAALELLAQLVDDDEFDRVVVDTAPTGHTLRLLDLPDVLHETVAAASSLRGQVRRMVDGARSAVFGPAYYVFGGDDEAAEDDLTELRERMERVRDALRDPERSEFRVVCIPEPMAVAETRRLVARLREAEIPVGTLVVNRVATDPETDCERCRARAASHREQLERIREEFADLEVVELPEVGVDAAGRERLAALARSLAIE; from the coding sequence ATGGAACGATTCGTCTGTTACGGCGGGAAAGGCGGCGTCGGGAAGACGACCTGCGCGGCCGCGACCGGACTCGCACTCGCCGAGCGGGGCGAGCGGACGCTGGTCGTCTCGACCGACCCGGCCCACTCGCTGGCCGACGCCTTCGACGCGGCGGCGGGCGAGGGCCGCCGACGGGTCGCGGAGAACCTCTGGATAGACGAAGTCGGCCCCGACGCGGGCGAACGGGCGTTTCGCGGAATCGTCGAGGCGATGGCGGTCGAACTCAGGGAGGCGGGCATCCGCCTCGACGAGTCCGAAATCGAGCGGCTGTTCACCGTCGGCGTCGTTCCCGGTAGCGACGAACTCGCGGCGCTCGAACTGCTCGCCCAACTCGTCGACGACGACGAGTTCGACCGCGTCGTGGTCGACACCGCGCCGACCGGCCACACGCTCCGCCTGCTCGACCTCCCGGACGTCCTCCACGAGACGGTGGCGGCGGCTTCCTCGCTCAGAGGCCAAGTACGCCGGATGGTCGACGGCGCGCGGAGCGCCGTGTTCGGACCGGCGTACTACGTCTTCGGCGGCGACGACGAGGCGGCCGAGGACGACCTGACCGAGTTGCGCGAGCGCATGGAGCGGGTGCGGGACGCACTTCGCGACCCCGAGCGGTCGGAGTTCCGCGTGGTTTGCATCCCCGAACCGATGGCGGTCGCGGAAACTCGTCGGCTCGTCGCGCGACTCCGGGAGGCCGAGATTCCGGTCGGAACGCTCGTCGTGAATCGGGTGGCGACCGACCCCGAAACCGACTGCGAGCGCTGTCGGGCGCGAGCGGCGTCCCACCGCGAGCAGTTGGAGCGGATTCGTGAGGAGTTCGCCGACCTCGAAGTCGTGGAGTTGCCGGAGGTCGGCGTCGACGCGGCGGGCCGGGAGAGACTGGCGGCGCTGGCTCGGTCGTTGGCGATAGAGTGA
- a CDS encoding DUF1328 family protein: MIELAIAFFVLAIIAAALGAGGVAGLSMDAAKWLVIAFLVLAVLSYVV; the protein is encoded by the coding sequence ATAATCGAACTGGCAATCGCGTTCTTCGTCCTGGCGATCATCGCGGCGGCGCTCGGCGCCGGCGGGGTCGCGGGGCTGTCGATGGACGCGGCGAAGTGGCTGGTAATCGCCTTCCTGGTATTGGCCGTGCTCTCGTACGTCGTGTAA
- a CDS encoding TMEM175 family protein, protein MSDDESSTDLTRLVALSDGVFAFAITLLVVNVDLPASVRPGDPVTLALLAQLWRDVFSYVVSFLVIGNYWLDHRRMFRYVRRYTPRLAWLNLFLLMSVAFLPFPTSVLSDHGGQVPVAFYATSMTITGLLVYWLWRYVARADGLLDPETDHRFVREQEVQYFLTPLVFGLSIPVALFVAADLAFVCWASLFVLAPLSQRRLRDDGREE, encoded by the coding sequence GTGTCCGACGACGAATCGTCGACGGATCTCACCCGTCTCGTCGCGCTGAGCGACGGCGTGTTCGCCTTCGCCATCACGCTCCTCGTCGTGAACGTCGACCTGCCCGCGAGCGTTCGGCCGGGCGACCCCGTGACGTTGGCCCTGTTGGCGCAGCTCTGGCGGGACGTGTTCAGTTACGTCGTCAGCTTTCTCGTCATCGGGAACTACTGGCTCGACCACAGGCGGATGTTCCGGTACGTCCGTCGGTACACGCCCCGCCTCGCCTGGCTCAACCTGTTCTTGTTGATGTCCGTCGCGTTCCTCCCGTTCCCGACCTCGGTGCTCAGCGACCACGGCGGACAGGTCCCGGTCGCGTTCTACGCGACTTCGATGACGATTACGGGACTGCTCGTCTACTGGTTGTGGCGGTACGTCGCCCGCGCCGACGGCCTCCTCGACCCCGAAACGGACCACCGATTCGTTCGGGAACAGGAGGTGCAGTACTTCCTGACGCCGCTAGTGTTCGGCCTCTCGATTCCCGTCGCGCTGTTCGTCGCCGCCGACCTCGCGTTCGTCTGCTGGGCCTCGCTGTTCGTTCTCGCGCCGCTCTCGCAGCGACGTCTTCGCGACGACGGTCGGGAGGAGTGA
- a CDS encoding ATP-dependent nuclease: MRVQSFTTKNGETVELGDFTVLVGPNNTGKSQTLDDIRLEIRNDNGSTIIDELTVELPDQFDELKTGVKRATDQHDHEVLRGIGSNLLDREVNRASLERLEEQFQRGNHQPILNTFGSFKVAHLDTSSRLQVAESGPAHNMHEEAPSNLLQALFEAGPEVDEELRSAFQNVFSRPDEPRDIAFDISGMTELCLRVAEEFENIPSNPRKAVGVMEEYRILDEEGDGYRSFVGVVLSLLLSQNRVVLLDEPEAFLHPAQARELGRWVANHSSDTAGQIVIATHDADFIAGILSEGTEVDIYRLNRREDHTVYNQISSDITEKLANDPLLSSQRVLEAIFHEGVIVCEGGSDKAVYRSIAVNEIENDQLLFVNAHGKHSIKDITTVLNEANIPVATITDIDILRNHHNLRYLLESLADGDFNDILEIRSDIEQAIQGISDEEVIEQMIPEVEQFLEQLENGEHTLSGADAAVGRLSSGFSEWKEVKELGVDGIPREKLEEEDHPEELIKEAKQHGLFIVPVGELEGWMDLGRSRKSTWVVKALEVIGTTDRDGDDEYAYSDLTRFVEDIERYLADEYSQLIRAQSD; the protein is encoded by the coding sequence GTGAGGGTTCAATCATTCACTACAAAGAACGGTGAAACAGTCGAGCTCGGGGACTTCACAGTCCTAGTTGGACCAAATAACACCGGGAAATCACAGACGCTCGACGATATTCGTCTCGAAATAAGAAATGATAATGGTAGCACGATTATCGACGAACTCACTGTCGAACTGCCAGACCAATTTGATGAATTGAAAACAGGAGTTAAGCGAGCAACTGACCAGCATGATCATGAAGTTCTACGTGGTATCGGATCTAATCTTTTAGATCGCGAGGTTAATCGTGCAAGCCTTGAGAGATTGGAAGAACAATTCCAACGGGGCAACCACCAGCCCATTCTGAACACCTTTGGATCATTTAAAGTTGCACATCTCGATACTTCCTCACGGCTACAAGTTGCTGAGTCCGGTCCAGCACACAATATGCACGAGGAAGCACCGAGCAACCTCCTCCAAGCTCTATTCGAAGCCGGTCCTGAAGTTGATGAAGAGCTTCGATCGGCATTTCAGAACGTGTTCTCGCGGCCTGACGAACCCAGAGATATCGCCTTTGACATTAGCGGAATGACGGAACTCTGTTTGCGAGTGGCAGAGGAGTTTGAGAACATTCCAAGCAATCCACGAAAAGCAGTTGGTGTAATGGAGGAGTACAGAATATTGGATGAGGAGGGTGATGGCTACAGAAGTTTCGTCGGTGTCGTACTCAGTCTCCTACTCTCTCAGAACCGTGTTGTACTCTTGGACGAACCCGAGGCATTTCTACACCCGGCGCAGGCAAGAGAGCTCGGCCGATGGGTAGCAAACCATTCGTCAGATACAGCTGGCCAGATCGTTATTGCTACCCACGACGCTGATTTCATAGCAGGGATTCTTAGCGAAGGTACAGAGGTAGATATTTACCGGTTAAACAGGCGGGAAGATCACACAGTCTATAACCAGATATCCTCCGATATTACGGAGAAACTGGCGAACGATCCTCTGCTATCAAGTCAGCGTGTTCTTGAAGCGATTTTCCACGAAGGCGTTATCGTCTGTGAAGGCGGTTCCGACAAAGCCGTCTACCGTTCTATCGCTGTAAATGAGATTGAAAACGACCAGCTGTTGTTCGTGAACGCTCATGGCAAGCACAGTATAAAGGACATCACTACGGTACTCAACGAAGCTAATATCCCCGTTGCCACGATAACAGATATAGACATTCTCCGGAATCATCACAATCTCAGATATCTGCTTGAATCCTTGGCAGACGGTGATTTCAATGACATATTGGAGATCCGAAGCGATATCGAGCAGGCGATTCAAGGGATTTCAGATGAGGAAGTGATCGAGCAGATGATTCCGGAGGTAGAGCAGTTCTTAGAGCAATTAGAGAACGGAGAACACACTCTATCTGGTGCCGACGCTGCGGTAGGCCGATTGAGTTCCGGGTTCTCGGAATGGAAGGAAGTGAAAGAACTGGGTGTCGATGGAATACCTCGCGAGAAATTAGAGGAAGAGGACCATCCAGAAGAACTTATCAAGGAGGCAAAGCAGCACGGCCTTTTTATTGTTCCCGTTGGGGAGCTGGAGGGCTGGATGGATCTTGGTAGAAGCAGGAAATCTACGTGGGTTGTTAAGGCCCTCGAAGTTATTGGAACGACGGATCGGGATGGCGATGATGAATATGCTTACAGCGATTTAACCCGCTTTGTTGAGGATATTGAACGGTACTTAGCAGACGAATACAGTCAGCTCATACGAGCACAGAGTGATTGA
- a CDS encoding GNAT family N-acetyltransferase, producing MPLQSQLFKGHSEKRREDISVFECPNCGSRYKEVIGSSCRECDAHLPLDRCQATVSVDVAKCASCGDDVRYIRDDAIATQWDIPGYICSDCENITELEHQGQMHQPIDFLQNDHGRQFYATPVDGESLEKVARLFSLQTKVDGIGFWSYDANNHRVWLASQNGVYCGFATLNEDDVLIQIWVDEGMRRQGVAAQLLEYICENVLPSNGELHINQPLDDGWDFFRSLADDEDRIFGREVMMNF from the coding sequence ATGCCTCTTCAATCACAACTATTCAAAGGTCACTCTGAAAAACGCCGAGAAGACATAAGCGTCTTTGAATGTCCGAATTGTGGAAGCCGGTACAAGGAAGTTATCGGAAGCTCGTGCCGTGAGTGCGATGCTCATCTACCCTTAGACCGATGTCAGGCTACCGTCTCAGTTGATGTTGCAAAGTGTGCCTCGTGTGGAGATGATGTTCGATATATTCGAGATGATGCAATAGCCACACAATGGGACATTCCTGGATACATCTGTTCAGATTGCGAGAACATCACAGAGTTAGAACACCAAGGCCAGATGCATCAGCCAATAGATTTCCTCCAAAATGACCACGGTCGACAGTTCTACGCGACTCCTGTAGATGGAGAATCTCTGGAAAAGGTGGCACGGCTATTCTCTCTCCAAACTAAGGTTGATGGAATCGGGTTCTGGAGCTACGATGCCAATAACCATCGGGTATGGTTAGCAAGTCAAAACGGAGTCTATTGTGGATTTGCGACACTGAATGAAGATGATGTGCTAATACAGATATGGGTTGATGAAGGGATGAGACGACAGGGTGTGGCAGCGCAATTATTAGAGTACATCTGTGAAAATGTTCTCCCCTCGAATGGCGAACTACACATCAATCAACCACTTGATGACGGGTGGGATTTCTTCCGGAGTTTAGCAGATGATGAAGACCGTATTTTCGGTCGCGAAGTTATGATGAACTTCTGA
- the xerA gene encoding site-specific tyrosine recombinase/integron integrase has translation MTAEPNASKIYDNKHDEVNYFITRKEATGRSTRTLNSYSRVLREFFHDQFPDLEPGEVEIRHIEDYVMALTERGVSQNSKKKYLEVLSSFYSYTMKRPQFENITSNPAAVVMEEIPRIRPDRPDCATWDNACKIIHSIPDPRDKTVAIILAKTGARLLEVLSIENDDVDLEKGFIRLRERKGGKQTVVPIDDETIYAIKRYQFVNVDSDSPYLFTSNRGDRLSKERIRREVKEAADRAGVAPKEERRFEKKFTPHTFRTVFTTLMRKQGMKPYILKYIRGDAKTETMDIYTRVDREEAKEEYQNHIKRLNL, from the coding sequence ATGACAGCCGAACCCAACGCCTCGAAGATCTACGACAACAAGCATGACGAGGTCAACTACTTCATCACTCGCAAGGAGGCGACCGGCAGGAGCACGAGAACGCTCAACTCGTATAGTCGAGTCCTACGTGAGTTCTTCCACGATCAGTTCCCTGATCTCGAACCAGGAGAGGTAGAGATTCGGCATATCGAGGACTACGTGATGGCCCTCACTGAACGCGGCGTCTCCCAGAACTCGAAGAAGAAGTACCTGGAAGTTCTCTCCAGCTTCTACAGTTATACGATGAAACGACCGCAGTTCGAGAACATCACGAGCAATCCCGCTGCGGTCGTGATGGAGGAGATTCCTCGTATTCGACCGGACCGCCCCGACTGCGCTACGTGGGACAATGCCTGCAAAATCATCCACAGCATTCCGGACCCGCGAGACAAAACCGTCGCGATCATCCTCGCCAAGACTGGTGCTCGACTCTTAGAAGTCCTCTCCATCGAAAACGATGACGTTGACCTTGAGAAGGGATTTATTCGACTCCGAGAACGAAAGGGCGGCAAACAGACCGTCGTCCCCATAGACGACGAGACAATCTACGCGATCAAACGCTACCAGTTCGTCAACGTTGATTCTGATTCGCCGTACCTCTTCACAAGCAACCGAGGTGATCGCCTCTCCAAAGAACGGATTCGACGAGAGGTGAAGGAGGCTGCGGATAGGGCTGGCGTCGCGCCTAAGGAAGAACGGCGGTTTGAGAAGAAATTCACTCCTCACACGTTCAGAACTGTCTTCACGACTCTAATGCGGAAGCAAGGGATGAAGCCGTATATTCTGAAATACATTCGTGGCGACGCCAAGACCGAAACGATGGACATCTACACGCGGGTCGATCGTGAGGAGGCGAAGGAAGAATACCAGAACCACATCAAACGCCTCAATCTATGA
- a CDS encoding bifunctional DNA primase/polymerase, protein MSSPDNLSPATINNAPPPQSVKDNIQTVSKRLAEADLGEFRFNPLQSGKKEPISHTVYKPGAISGNYGVYAGDGLVLIDIDDYKSDVQRPAELADLPITFTAQSPHGGEHRYYSVENQVQNKQLPWGEIRAENQYVVGPGSELASCTKDNHDCSAPGNGHYQILRDQPIATVDRDELFQLSPSTDDASKDRDTRHTLDATETTAHSEAVEFNVERRLEKMKRCTYGNKVKALWKGRYRAAGFNDRSRAEASLVAYLGWWMQGNRKIVKQLMDRACKEHPQADVNGLRKWREAGALYQNLTLDFVKHDSYYEPPQRSRPFDERPATSHVTRKNFYNALLDLGIARMVEITEHESFDRSVSAARRARNWYEEQGIVKRINDHPYTYYYLDGLESLIDEEMRKQLGI, encoded by the coding sequence ATGTCATCGCCAGATAACCTGTCGCCGGCGACAATCAATAACGCACCGCCGCCGCAATCGGTGAAGGACAACATACAGACGGTATCCAAACGCTTAGCTGAAGCTGATTTAGGCGAATTTCGGTTTAATCCGCTCCAGTCTGGGAAAAAGGAGCCGATTTCCCATACCGTTTATAAACCAGGTGCTATCTCTGGGAACTACGGCGTGTATGCTGGAGACGGTTTAGTTCTCATCGATATTGATGACTATAAATCCGATGTTCAACGGCCAGCAGAGCTTGCAGACCTTCCGATAACGTTCACTGCACAGTCACCTCATGGTGGGGAGCATCGGTATTATTCGGTCGAGAACCAGGTCCAGAATAAACAACTTCCATGGGGAGAGATACGAGCTGAGAATCAGTATGTAGTCGGCCCTGGTTCAGAACTTGCGAGTTGTACAAAGGATAACCATGACTGTTCTGCCCCTGGTAATGGCCACTATCAGATTTTACGCGATCAACCCATTGCGACTGTCGACCGGGATGAACTTTTCCAGCTTTCTCCGAGTACTGACGATGCAAGTAAGGACCGAGATACAAGACATACGTTGGACGCCACGGAGACCACTGCTCATTCGGAGGCTGTGGAATTCAACGTTGAGCGGCGGTTGGAGAAGATGAAACGCTGTACGTATGGAAATAAAGTCAAGGCACTCTGGAAAGGTCGATATCGAGCTGCTGGCTTCAACGATAGGTCTCGTGCTGAAGCCTCTCTTGTCGCCTATCTTGGTTGGTGGATGCAGGGAAATCGAAAGATCGTGAAGCAGTTGATGGATCGAGCCTGCAAAGAGCATCCACAGGCCGATGTGAACGGATTGCGGAAGTGGCGTGAAGCTGGCGCATTATATCAAAATCTCACCCTGGATTTCGTAAAACACGACTCCTACTATGAGCCACCTCAACGGTCACGTCCATTTGACGAACGGCCGGCTACAAGCCACGTGACTCGTAAAAACTTCTATAACGCACTACTTGACCTCGGAATCGCTCGCATGGTCGAAATAACAGAGCATGAGTCGTTTGACCGAAGTGTGAGTGCAGCAAGGCGAGCCCGGAATTGGTATGAAGAGCAGGGAATCGTGAAGCGGATCAATGACCATCCGTACACGTACTACTATCTCGATGGTCTAGAAAGTCTCATAGATGAAGAAATGAGAAAGCAATTAGGAATCTAG
- a CDS encoding ParB/RepB/Spo0J family partition protein yields the protein MSKTTDANETEKTQTKNNQAQPSIETRDPEQLDPHPIHDDIYSAEPPTDDFVRSIEENGVMEPVTINANNVIISGHRRVDAAIKTGIDKIDVTVQNLDSLDEKAAVIHYNKQRVKTFKERMREALKLEEIEKKRAKERQGARTDIGQDFAASEYGRTREKVAQETDIGSGETYRKAKKVWEKAHKKSDKLKKELDRIDAGKQSIHGAYKVLKRIEELEKLGDAVEWDTIEKADANPSIRQRRIIYDQTKLPGSKDWEQLLDSLLGEYEKKFKNPEQGDAFVFAYFLESDGEISCSDSSSAEPNSLVQRKPDKSTLEEWYWEHNRTPQMIAVQLGVHADLVDYWLFEDEIPKRKNDFGQATQEQIEKYQ from the coding sequence ATGAGCAAAACTACTGATGCGAACGAGACAGAGAAGACGCAGACGAAGAACAATCAAGCCCAGCCCTCGATTGAGACGCGAGATCCCGAGCAATTGGATCCTCATCCAATCCATGACGATATCTATAGCGCTGAACCCCCTACCGATGACTTCGTTAGAAGCATCGAGGAAAACGGCGTCATGGAGCCGGTTACGATCAACGCAAATAACGTCATTATTAGCGGCCACCGTCGGGTTGATGCAGCGATCAAGACTGGAATCGATAAAATTGACGTCACTGTTCAGAATCTGGACTCGCTTGATGAAAAGGCGGCTGTAATTCATTACAATAAGCAACGGGTCAAGACATTCAAGGAGCGGATGAGGGAAGCTCTCAAGTTGGAGGAAATCGAGAAAAAGCGGGCGAAGGAACGGCAAGGGGCTCGGACTGACATTGGGCAAGATTTTGCCGCAAGCGAATACGGAAGAACACGAGAGAAAGTCGCACAAGAAACTGATATTGGATCCGGCGAAACCTATCGGAAGGCGAAGAAAGTCTGGGAGAAGGCTCATAAAAAATCCGATAAGCTCAAGAAAGAACTCGATCGCATCGATGCTGGCAAGCAAAGTATCCATGGAGCTTACAAAGTACTGAAGCGAATTGAAGAACTCGAGAAACTCGGAGATGCGGTTGAATGGGACACTATTGAGAAGGCTGATGCTAATCCAAGCATCCGGCAGCGACGAATTATTTACGATCAAACAAAGCTTCCTGGGAGTAAAGATTGGGAGCAGCTATTAGACTCTCTACTTGGAGAGTATGAGAAGAAATTCAAAAATCCTGAGCAAGGGGACGCCTTCGTCTTCGCTTATTTCCTCGAATCTGATGGGGAAATTAGCTGCTCGGATTCCTCATCTGCTGAGCCGAACTCGTTGGTACAGCGAAAGCCAGATAAATCGACGTTAGAAGAGTGGTACTGGGAGCACAATCGGACTCCTCAAATGATCGCCGTTCAGCTTGGCGTTCATGCAGATCTGGTTGATTACTGGTTATTTGAGGATGAAATTCCAAAGAGGAAGAACGACTTTGGTCAGGCAACTCAGGAACAAATAGAGAAGTATCAATAA
- a CDS encoding McrC family protein, with product MAQSASFPLLDAEDGESVDISLREYEETEPLDLSDSALRMLRSEVNSDGERLSVSFDRNGDAVLQATQYVGIVSLPDGPTIQIRPKAGRTNLLHFLRYAHGVESVTIERETSISAGRTFIEALAALYEAELENVIRQGLHRDYRRVEANEEHLRGRLNVQKQIQKQGVAPTQFECSYEELTYDTLPNQSVLFATSILTRFVRDQTLKRSLLKHRHLLRQRVTLTPIQPAALESVELTRLNEYYADLLRLTKLVLRSIYVREFLTGEQSSFALLIDMNQIFERAVERGVSEAIEERDGWKVASQVTTCNLVTDGKHTISIRPDIVIRNSDQQILLVGDAKWKLGRPPNSDFYQMVSYQFAHDIPGVLIYPEQRGEIGTQYSVVEQYPLKLVEFPIPTVAEDFDDYTGRVHGMVNEKIRSLVEDS from the coding sequence ATGGCTCAGTCTGCTTCGTTTCCCTTGCTCGACGCGGAAGATGGGGAGAGTGTCGATATTTCTCTGCGAGAGTACGAGGAAACGGAACCGCTTGACCTGAGTGATTCAGCGCTTCGAATGCTTCGATCCGAAGTCAACAGCGATGGAGAGCGTCTGAGCGTTTCATTTGATCGAAACGGAGATGCCGTACTTCAGGCGACACAATACGTAGGGATAGTCTCGCTTCCAGATGGTCCGACAATACAAATTCGCCCGAAAGCGGGACGAACAAACTTACTCCATTTCTTGCGGTATGCCCATGGCGTCGAGTCCGTGACGATTGAGCGCGAGACGTCCATCTCTGCAGGGCGGACGTTTATCGAGGCGCTTGCAGCTCTCTATGAGGCTGAACTCGAGAATGTCATCCGGCAGGGACTACACCGAGATTATCGCCGAGTCGAAGCCAACGAAGAGCACCTTCGGGGACGGCTAAATGTACAGAAGCAGATCCAGAAACAGGGTGTTGCTCCGACGCAGTTTGAATGCTCGTATGAGGAACTAACCTATGATACTCTCCCGAATCAATCCGTTCTCTTTGCGACATCTATCTTAACTCGATTTGTTCGCGATCAAACTCTGAAACGCTCTCTGCTCAAGCATCGGCATCTCCTTCGACAACGAGTTACTTTGACACCGATACAGCCTGCAGCACTAGAGTCCGTTGAACTTACACGTCTCAACGAATATTATGCTGATTTGCTTCGTCTCACGAAGCTTGTCCTTCGGAGTATCTACGTTCGAGAGTTCCTGACCGGGGAGCAAAGCTCGTTCGCGCTCCTCATCGATATGAATCAGATATTCGAACGGGCTGTGGAACGGGGAGTTTCTGAGGCGATTGAAGAACGTGACGGATGGAAGGTGGCGTCTCAAGTGACAACTTGTAATCTAGTTACGGACGGAAAACATACAATCTCTATTCGGCCTGATATCGTTATTCGAAACTCCGATCAGCAAATACTGCTTGTGGGTGATGCAAAATGGAAGCTAGGTCGGCCTCCAAATTCGGACTTTTATCAGATGGTCTCGTACCAATTTGCTCATGATATTCCTGGAGTACTGATTTATCCTGAGCAAAGGGGAGAGATCGGGACACAGTACTCGGTCGTAGAACAGTATCCGCTTAAATTAGTTGAATTTCCTATTCCGACGGTAGCTGAAGATTTTGACGACTATACTGGTCGAGTACACGGTATGGTAAACGAGAAGATTCGGTCGCTGGTGGAAGATAGCTAA